AGGTATTAGCTATTGATAGAGCCAAGAGCTTTTATTTAAGTATAGGTTTTCAAGAAAATCCTGATTACGAGCGTGAAATGGTTCTAACTCGTGAAGAAGCCAGATTATTTTTGTCAAGATATCAAATATATAAGGAAAATTCATCATGACTTATTCAGCTAACAACAGTTCTACACAAGAAGAAATTAATGCTTGGGTTGAGCAATTGCATGAACTTGAAAGCTCTGCGATGGCTGGGAAAATAATGTCAGACGAAGAATATAATGCTAGAATTCAATCGGTGATAGATGGTAGTTGTTTTCAAAAGTATTTAGATAAAATCTTACAACAAAAGGAAGAAACCCTTAAAAAACTAACTGCGTTGTCAGAAACAGAAAAAATGCTTAGAGAAAAAATTGCAGAAATTAAAAGCCAAAAAGGATGATGCCATCGCGGCCGATTGGTTGAATATTACCCTTGAGTTTGTAGAACCAGCCCGTCGAGATTTATCTTATAAAGCTTTTGTGGCGGAGGTTGAGGATGCAGTCCTTGTCTATAACAGAAGCTTCTGCTATAGGCAAGGATTGTTCTACCAAAAGATGATGAGGTGGATTATACTTTACCCGTTTGGGCTAGTGTTTTGCCTTTAAAACTAGTCACAGGAGATGCAGTTCCAGACTCACGTTTGGATACTGAAGTGTCTTTACCAAATTATGTGCAAAAATACACGAGATAACTACAAATGTGAAGAGACAATTGTTGTACAATAGTTAATAATGAATCACATCTTTTTTCTCTCATGCAAAGACGCAAAGGCGCAAATTACTCCCTTCCCACTACAAGATTACGATTTTCTTTTCCTTTTTCTTCTCTTTTCCTGACGGAGACCCTTCGCGAACGTGTTCTTTGCGTCGTTGTGGTTCATTTAAATAAGTAAACTTCGGGAGACAAAAGACTAAGAAAGCATTCTTTGTGGTCTAAATAAATAAAACTTGCTATCATATTTGATCGAGCTACTTCTTGTAGGATGGGCATCCTTGCCCGTCCTACAAGCTAGGTAGCCAAGGACGCCCCCTGCACACACTTATTTGAAGTAAAAAGTCAACAGATGAAAACAGGTGTTTATGCTCAACAACTAGAACTGTTTCAGTTATTGAACCATAATACTATTATCGTAACTCAATTTAAATTTACATTTGTAGATTTATTTGCAGGAATAGGTGGATTTAGAATTCCTCTGGAGGAATTAGGAGGAAAGTGCTTGGGTTATTCAGAAATTGATAAAGAAGCAATTAAGGTTTATCAAAAAAATTTTATAAAATCTTCTAATTTAGATGAAGTGAATTTAGGAGATATTACTCAGCTAGGTAAGCTTCCGTTTGAAATAGATGTCTTGGTTGGAGGCGTGCCATGTCAACCTTGGTCTATTGCTGGTAAACTACAAGGTTTGGACGATCCAAGAGGTAAGCTATGGGTTGATGTTTTTAGAGTCGTTAAATCCAATCAACCTAAAGCATTTATATTTGAGAATGTTAAAGGTTTGACAGAACCTAGAAATAGACCCAGTTTGAAATATATAATTGATAATCTGACAGAAGCTGGTTACGTTGTTAAGTATGAAGTCCTCAATTCTTATGATTTTGGTCTACCTCAAGATAGAGATAGAATTTTTCTAGTTGGTATAAGAAATGATTTAGATAACTGTTGGGGATTTTCGTTCCCTCAACCTACACATAAGCAACCCAAACTGTATGATGTTATTCCAGATATTCAACGTAGTAGTTTTATAAAGAAAAAATTTCTTCCAGAAATCTTATTTGATGGAAAGATCCCAGCTTCTAGAGGCAGATTTCAAAAAATAGATGAATTAAATGATTTTTTTGTATTTGCCGATATTAGAGATGGGCATACTACTATTCACTCTTGGGATTTGATAGAAACAACGGATAGAGAAAAATTTATTTGTCAAGTTATTCTGAGAAATAGAAGAAAGAAAATTTACGGGCATAAGGATGGGAATCCTTTAAGTTTTGAAGTTTTAGAAACGCTGATTCCTCATTTGAGAGTAGAAGAATTAGAACTATTAGTACATAAAAAAATTCTTCGGTTAGTTGAAGGTAAAGGTTATGAATTTGTGAATTCTAAAATTTCTTCAGGAATTAACAATATTTGTAAAATTTTCTTGCCTCATGCTGATGCTGTTTCTACTTTAACAGCGACTGGAACTAGAGATTATGTAGCAACAATATCTATAGAATGTCAAGAACCAGAAATATATAAACAGTTGTTTCTGCAAAAAATTTATAGGGGAAAAAAATATAAGCCTTTCACTGCACAAGATTACGCTAGATTACAAGGTTTTCCAGAATGGTTTGAATTGGCTAAGAATGAGGTGACTGCGAAGCATCAATTTGGCAATGCAGTTTCAATTCCTGTTGTTTATAATTTAATAACAGCTTTACTGAAAGTTATTTGATAATTTTTACTATGAATGCTATAAGCACTAAAACTCGTGAGATAATCAAAGGATATTTAGAAGGCTTTATCAAAGGTCTTATAGATGAGTATAAAGGGCGAGAAATTGTCAAGCCAGACAATGGAGCAGAGTATTTATCGCGATTGTCCTTGAATGGAGAATTGAAACCTTTTCAAGCATCTCTTGTTCCACCAGAATTAATTCGTATTAACCAATTTGAACGAGGGTTGAGTACTAGATTAGGAAGTTCTATTGAAGAATGTGCTCGTTTAATTGCTATTGAGCATCATCAAGATGTTCGTCGAGGGTACGATATTAGATCTGAAGTTAGTGTTGCAGCTTTTGCTGAAGCTGAACGCCAGAAGGAAAATTACGAATCTGCAGCAAATAGCCATCAATCTAAGCCGTCTTTTAAGCAGATGGTAACAGCAGTACTTAATGCTCGGCGTTCTGACGATTTAGAAACCAAGTGTGTTCGGACAGACCTTTATACTCTTGCAAAGGATGGGAGAGAATATTTTTTTGAGATTAAGGCTCCAAAGCCTAATAAAGGACAATGTTTAGAAGTCATACAACGTCTTTTGAGGTTTCACTTGCTACGTGGAGAAAAACGCCCTGACGTACAAGCTTATTATGCTATGCCATATAATCCTTACGGTTTTACAAAAGCTGACTACAGGTGGTCTTATGCTTTAAATTATATGCCATTTGAAGAAATTGTCGTTATTGGACACGAGTTTTGGAATATCATAGGTGGAGCAACTGCATACGAAGAATTGTTAGAAATATATTTGGAAGTAGGACGTGAGAAAAGTAAATATATGCTTGATGCTTTAGCTTTTGGATTTTAAACGTGAGACTCGTACTCATTCTTGATGTGAAACTTTTCCTATAAATTTCGCGATCGCTCATAAAAAAGTAGTTAAAATTTTTACTCTTTTACGCCCAAAGACTACTATTTAAATGAACTGCAAAGACGCAAAGGACACGTTCGCGAACGCGAGTGCGTGTGCTTTGCACATAGCGTCTCCGTGAGGAGAAGAGAAGAAAGAGAAAAAGAAGATGAATAATCTTGTAGCACTGAAGGGAGTAATCCAAAATCTAAAATCTACAATCCAAAATTGATAAACTTCCGGACTCCGTTCTT
This genomic interval from Scytonema hofmannii PCC 7110 contains the following:
- a CDS encoding TdeIII family type II restriction endonuclease, producing the protein MNAISTKTREIIKGYLEGFIKGLIDEYKGREIVKPDNGAEYLSRLSLNGELKPFQASLVPPELIRINQFERGLSTRLGSSIEECARLIAIEHHQDVRRGYDIRSEVSVAAFAEAERQKENYESAANSHQSKPSFKQMVTAVLNARRSDDLETKCVRTDLYTLAKDGREYFFEIKAPKPNKGQCLEVIQRLLRFHLLRGEKRPDVQAYYAMPYNPYGFTKADYRWSYALNYMPFEEIVVIGHEFWNIIGGATAYEELLEIYLEVGREKSKYMLDALAFGF
- a CDS encoding DNA cytosine methyltransferase produces the protein MKTGVYAQQLELFQLLNHNTIIVTQFKFTFVDLFAGIGGFRIPLEELGGKCLGYSEIDKEAIKVYQKNFIKSSNLDEVNLGDITQLGKLPFEIDVLVGGVPCQPWSIAGKLQGLDDPRGKLWVDVFRVVKSNQPKAFIFENVKGLTEPRNRPSLKYIIDNLTEAGYVVKYEVLNSYDFGLPQDRDRIFLVGIRNDLDNCWGFSFPQPTHKQPKLYDVIPDIQRSSFIKKKFLPEILFDGKIPASRGRFQKIDELNDFFVFADIRDGHTTIHSWDLIETTDREKFICQVILRNRRKKIYGHKDGNPLSFEVLETLIPHLRVEELELLVHKKILRLVEGKGYEFVNSKISSGINNICKIFLPHADAVSTLTATGTRDYVATISIECQEPEIYKQLFLQKIYRGKKYKPFTAQDYARLQGFPEWFELAKNEVTAKHQFGNAVSIPVVYNLITALLKVI